The DNA segment AGGACCTGCACTGGATCGACGGCGAGACCCAGACCTTGCTCGATAGCCTCATCGACAGCCTGCCCGCCGCGCGCCTCTTGCTCCTCGTCAACTACCGCCCCGAGTACAGCCACGCCTGGGGCGGCAAGACCTACTACCGCCAGCTCCGGATCGATCCCCTGCCGCCCGAAAGCGCTGACGAGCTGCTCGAGGCGCTCCTCGGCGCTGACGCGGCACTCGGCCCGCTCAAGCAGCTCCTGGTCGAGCGGACGGACGCCAATCCCCTCTTCCTCGAGGAGAGTGTGCGAGCCCTGGTGGAGACGGCGGCCCTGCTCGGCGAGCGCGGCGCCTACCGGCTCACCCGGCCCGTCGAGCATCTGACGATCCCCGCCACCGTGCAGGCCATCCTGGCCGCGCGCATCGACCGCCTGGGGCCCGAGGCCAAGCGACTGCTCCAGGCGGCCGCGGTCATCGGCAAGGACGTGGCCATGCCGCTGCTCCTGGCCATTGCCGACGCGCCGGAGCACGACGTGCGCGCCGAGCTCACGCATCTCCAGACCGCGGAGTTCCTCTACGAGACCCGGCTCTTTCCGGACCTCGAGTACACGTTCAAGCACGCGCTCACCCACGAGGTCGCGTACGGGGGGCTGCTCCACGACCGGCAGCGGGCCCTGCACGCCCGTATCACCGAGGCCATCGAGCGGCTCTCGCCCGAGCGCGTCGCCGAGCAAGCCGAGCGGCTGGCCCACCACTCGCTTCGCGGGGAGTTGTGGGAGAAGGCGGTCGCCTATCTCCGCCAGGCGGGGCTCCGGGCCATGGCGCGGGCCGCCAATCGCGAGGCCATCGCCCACCTGGAGCAGGCGCTCGGCACCCTCCGCTACCTCCCCGAGACCCGGGAGACGACCGAGCTGACCATCGACATCCGGCTCGACCTCCGGAACGCGCTCCTCCTGCTAAGCGAGTGGGCGCGCATGGGGGAGCACCTCCACGAAGCGGAGGTGCTCGCCAGGATGCTCGGCGACCAGCACCGGCTCGGGCGGATCGCCACCTTCATGGTGAACCAGTGCGTGGGCACTGGCGACTACGACGAGGCCGTCAGATTTGGCCAGGAGGCCCTGAGCATCGCGCGAACCCTCAACGATCGCTCGATCGAGGTGGTCGCAACGAACCTTCTGGGCATGACGCACGTCGCCCGGGGCGAGTTCAGCGACGCGGCCACCTTCCTCGAGCGGAACGTCGCGCTCGAGGGCGACCTGCGCTACGAGCGCTTCGGGACGCCCGGCATCCCGTCGGCGTTGTCAGGCACCTGGCTCGCCGACGTGCTCTCCCAGCTCGGCCGGTTCGACGAGGCAATCGGGCACGCCGAGGCCGCCGTGCAGATCGCTGAAACGGCCGATCATCCCTTGACGCTGTACCAAGGGTTGTTCGCTCTTGGCGGCGCCCACCTCCGTCGCGGGGATCTCCCACGCGCGACCCGGGCCCTCGAGCGGTGCTTCGACCTCTGCCGAACGTGGCAGATCGTCGCCGGGACAACGATCGTCGCCGCGACCCTCGGCGCCGCATACGCCCTCGCCGGCCGTGCTGACGAGGCGCTCGCGCTGGTCGCGGGCGCCGTCGAGGAGTTCCGCAGTCGCCAGATTCACGTTCGGCCGGCGCTCATTCTTCTGTGCGCGGGGATGACCTACCTCTCGGCCGGGCGGATCGACGAGGCCGCCAGCCACGCCCGAGAGGCGCTGGCGCTCACCCGCCGGCTGGGGGCGCGGGCA comes from the Candidatus Methylomirabilota bacterium genome and includes:
- a CDS encoding tetratricopeptide repeat protein; this translates as DLHWIDGETQTLLDSLIDSLPAARLLLLVNYRPEYSHAWGGKTYYRQLRIDPLPPESADELLEALLGADAALGPLKQLLVERTDANPLFLEESVRALVETAALLGERGAYRLTRPVEHLTIPATVQAILAARIDRLGPEAKRLLQAAAVIGKDVAMPLLLAIADAPEHDVRAELTHLQTAEFLYETRLFPDLEYTFKHALTHEVAYGGLLHDRQRALHARITEAIERLSPERVAEQAERLAHHSLRGELWEKAVAYLRQAGLRAMARAANREAIAHLEQALGTLRYLPETRETTELTIDIRLDLRNALLLLSEWARMGEHLHEAEVLARMLGDQHRLGRIATFMVNQCVGTGDYDEAVRFGQEALSIARTLNDRSIEVVATNLLGMTHVARGEFSDAATFLERNVALEGDLRYERFGTPGIPSALSGTWLADVLSQLGRFDEAIGHAEAAVQIAETADHPLTLYQGLFALGGAHLRRGDLPRATRALERCFDLCRTWQIVAGTTIVAATLGAAYALAGRADEALALVAGAVEEFRSRQIHVRPALILLCAGMTYLSAGRIDEAASHAREALALTRRLGARASEAHALCLAGDVASTGGDDAEGHYRKALALAGELGMRPLIAHCHLGLGKLHRRTGKREQAREHLTTATTMYREMDMRFWLGQAEAESRALA